In the Burkholderia glumae LMG 2196 = ATCC 33617 genome, one interval contains:
- a CDS encoding DUF333 domain-containing protein has protein sequence MSTLVFSGALVSGCSTGNDPPSEAPIVEMANPASVYCESLGGRSVSVKDKDGAAYAICHLPDGTQIEEWALYRRDHPQSSK, from the coding sequence ATGTCCACACTCGTTTTTTCAGGTGCTCTAGTGTCCGGTTGCAGCACGGGTAACGACCCGCCGTCCGAAGCCCCAATCGTGGAGATGGCGAATCCCGCGTCGGTCTACTGCGAGAGCCTGGGAGGCCGGAGCGTGAGCGTTAAAGACAAGGACGGCGCGGCGTACGCGATCTGCCATCTGCCGGATGGCACGCAAATTGAGGAATGGGCGTTGTATCGTCGTGACCATCCGCAATCGAGTAAGTGA
- a CDS encoding coniferyl-alcohol dehydrogenase, producing the protein MNLYGKTLIVTGVASGIGAETARLARFHGARVIGVDRQLVNMTLDGFCQADLGDPAAIDALVAQLPERIDALANIAGVPGTAPVDAVARVNYLGLRHLSEALLPRIAAGGSVINVASILGAEWPQRLDLHRELAETAGFDGGAQWLAAHPVPQATCYQYFKEALIVWSARRSQDWFAQHSVRVNSVAPGPVFTPILGDFVTMLGPERVEADAAKMKRPAYADEVAEAIVFLASDAARWINGVNLPVDGGLAATAI; encoded by the coding sequence ATGAACCTGTACGGTAAAACCCTGATCGTTACCGGCGTGGCATCCGGCATCGGTGCCGAGACGGCCCGACTCGCACGATTTCATGGCGCACGCGTGATCGGCGTCGACCGACAGTTGGTCAACATGACGCTTGATGGCTTCTGCCAGGCCGACCTGGGCGACCCGGCTGCCATCGATGCGCTGGTCGCCCAGCTTCCCGAGCGTATCGATGCACTGGCCAATATTGCTGGCGTTCCGGGTACTGCACCGGTGGACGCTGTCGCACGCGTCAACTATCTGGGCCTGCGCCACCTCAGCGAAGCCCTGCTCCCGCGCATCGCGGCTGGCGGCAGCGTAATCAACGTTGCATCGATCCTCGGCGCGGAGTGGCCGCAGCGGCTCGATCTGCACCGGGAACTGGCCGAGACGGCTGGTTTCGACGGCGGCGCGCAGTGGCTCGCCGCGCACCCGGTGCCCCAGGCCACCTGCTACCAGTATTTCAAGGAGGCGCTGATCGTCTGGAGCGCGCGTCGTTCACAGGACTGGTTCGCGCAGCATTCGGTGCGCGTGAACAGCGTCGCGCCGGGCCCGGTCTTCACGCCGATCCTGGGCGATTTCGTCACGATGCTCGGGCCGGAACGTGTCGAGGCCGACGCCGCGAAGATGAAGCGCCCCGCGTATGCCGACGAGGTGGCCGAGGCGATCGTGTTCCTCGCCTCCGATGCGGCGCGCTGGATCAACGGCGTCAACCTCCCCGTCGACGGCGGGTTGGCCGCTACCGCGATTTGA
- a CDS encoding benzaldehyde dehydrogenase, whose translation MSNPSGHSLANAAAWRGAIFNGDWAQVPGKLDVIEPASGKPLHQVGKAVPEDVTAAVKSAREAQRAWAATPPRERAAVFHRAAALLQEQASEAAALIARETGGILAKGELEVREAIVLLQRAAAMPLEANGRVLPSVPGRLSIARQLPLGVIGVISPFNFPLVLSLRSVAPALAVGNAVIIKPDPRTPYAGGFVIAEVLSAAGLPRGLLHVLPGGADVGQTLVEAPGVPMLAFTGSTAAGRKIGELAGRHLKKVSLELGGKNSLIVLDDADLDKAASAIAFGAWFHQGQICMATGRVLVHRSIASELTRRLADKARHLPIGDPAVAQVALGPIIDQRQLQNIVDIVGASVAAGAVVEAGGTHEGLFYAPTVLSNVRPGMRAFDEEIFGPVASVIPFDTDEEAVELANRTEYGLSAGVISASVGRAMALGERLHTGLLHINDQTVADEVINPFGGTGASGNGTSVGGPADWEQYTHWQWVTVKDAVPQYPF comes from the coding sequence ATGAGCAATCCGTCAGGGCATTCGCTGGCCAACGCCGCTGCGTGGCGTGGCGCGATTTTCAACGGGGACTGGGCCCAGGTGCCCGGCAAGCTGGACGTCATCGAGCCAGCTTCGGGAAAGCCGCTGCATCAGGTCGGCAAGGCTGTGCCCGAAGACGTGACCGCTGCCGTGAAATCGGCACGCGAAGCCCAGCGAGCCTGGGCGGCAACGCCGCCGCGTGAGCGGGCAGCGGTGTTCCACCGCGCCGCTGCACTGCTCCAGGAACAGGCCTCGGAGGCTGCCGCCCTGATCGCGCGGGAGACAGGTGGCATCCTGGCCAAGGGCGAGCTCGAGGTGCGTGAAGCCATCGTACTGCTGCAGCGCGCTGCGGCGATGCCGCTGGAAGCCAATGGCCGGGTCCTGCCGAGCGTGCCGGGGCGGCTCAGCATCGCTCGTCAGCTGCCGCTGGGCGTGATTGGCGTGATCTCGCCGTTCAATTTCCCGCTGGTGCTGTCGTTGCGCTCGGTCGCACCTGCCCTCGCCGTCGGCAACGCCGTCATCATCAAGCCGGATCCGCGCACGCCGTACGCGGGAGGCTTTGTGATCGCCGAGGTGCTGTCGGCTGCCGGCCTGCCCAGAGGGCTGCTGCATGTCCTGCCAGGTGGTGCGGATGTCGGGCAGACGCTGGTCGAGGCACCTGGCGTGCCGATGCTCGCGTTTACCGGCTCGACGGCTGCCGGCCGCAAGATAGGCGAGCTGGCCGGCCGGCACCTGAAGAAGGTGTCGCTCGAACTGGGCGGCAAGAATTCCTTGATCGTGCTCGATGACGCCGATCTGGACAAGGCGGCTTCCGCGATCGCCTTTGGCGCCTGGTTTCACCAGGGGCAAATCTGCATGGCGACAGGGCGCGTGCTGGTGCATCGCAGCATCGCGAGCGAACTGACGCGGCGCCTGGCCGACAAGGCACGCCATCTGCCGATCGGCGACCCCGCCGTCGCCCAGGTGGCACTCGGGCCGATCATCGATCAGCGCCAGTTGCAGAACATCGTCGATATCGTCGGCGCGTCGGTGGCGGCCGGTGCGGTGGTCGAGGCCGGCGGCACGCACGAAGGTCTTTTCTACGCGCCGACGGTGCTGTCCAACGTCAGGCCCGGTATGCGCGCGTTCGACGAAGAGATTTTCGGCCCGGTTGCCAGTGTGATTCCGTTCGACACCGACGAAGAGGCGGTCGAGCTCGCCAACCGCACCGAATACGGCTTGTCGGCAGGCGTGATCTCCGCCTCAGTCGGACGCGCCATGGCGCTCGGCGAGCGGCTGCACACCGGACTGCTGCATATCAACGACCAGACCGTTGCCGACGAGGTGATCAACCCGTTCGGCGGAACCGGCGCCTCGGGCAACGGTACCAGCGTGGGCGGCCCCGCGGACTGGGAACAGTACACGCACTGGCAATGGGTGACGGTCAAGGATGCCGTCCCGCAGTATCCGTTCTAG
- a CDS encoding p-hydroxycinnamoyl CoA hydratase/lyase, whose translation MSSQAEEQTVVFSIEDGVAWVKFNRPEKRNAMSPALNRRMMQVLDELEFHPDVGVLVLTGEGTAWTAGMDLQEYFRDTEAHGLAGTRKAQRESYGWWRRLRWYQKPTIAMINGWCFGGGYGPLFACDLAFCAEEARFGLSEINWGILPGGGASKVATELLSFRRAMYHAMLGENIDGRKAEEWGLVNEAVPAAQLRTRVVEVAQALLKKNPVALKATKDAIRRVREMTYENAEDFLVRAQEAANSYDDGRKEGLKQFLDDKTYKPGLGTYDLKRQRT comes from the coding sequence ATGAGCAGTCAGGCAGAGGAACAAACGGTTGTTTTCAGCATCGAGGACGGCGTGGCATGGGTGAAGTTCAACCGGCCCGAAAAGCGTAACGCAATGAGCCCGGCGCTGAACCGGCGCATGATGCAGGTGCTCGACGAACTGGAATTCCATCCGGACGTGGGCGTGCTCGTGCTGACCGGCGAAGGCACCGCGTGGACGGCCGGTATGGATCTCCAGGAATACTTCCGCGACACGGAAGCCCATGGTCTGGCCGGGACGCGCAAGGCACAGCGCGAGAGCTACGGCTGGTGGCGACGCCTGCGCTGGTACCAGAAGCCCACCATCGCCATGATCAACGGCTGGTGCTTCGGTGGCGGCTACGGTCCGCTGTTCGCGTGCGATCTCGCGTTCTGCGCCGAGGAAGCCCGCTTTGGCCTTTCGGAGATCAACTGGGGCATCCTGCCAGGAGGCGGCGCATCGAAGGTCGCGACCGAGCTGCTTTCGTTCCGACGCGCGATGTATCACGCGATGCTGGGCGAGAACATCGACGGCCGCAAGGCCGAAGAATGGGGCCTGGTGAACGAGGCGGTGCCCGCCGCGCAACTGCGCACGCGGGTGGTGGAAGTCGCGCAGGCGCTGCTGAAGAAGAATCCGGTCGCCCTGAAGGCAACCAAGGATGCCATCCGCCGTGTCCGCGAAATGACTTATGAGAACGCCGAAGACTTCCTCGTGCGAGCTCAGGAGGCCGCCAACAGCTACGACGACGGGCGCAAGGAGGGGCTCAAACAGTTCCTTGACGACAAGACCTACAAGCCGGGCCTTGGCACTTACGACCTCAAGCGACAGCGTACCTGA
- a CDS encoding acetate--CoA ligase family protein, with translation MNLIQSGTWPAATGQAVARLLRPSSIAIVGASPTPGALGASVLANLERNDYRGQIYLVNPKRDEINGRPCVNSIAQLPDGVDVAVLAIPQAAVLDAVRQLAARKVGAVVIFSAGFAEAGAEGIAQQQEIARIAAETGMLVEGPNCLGCINYLERVPLTFIETAVSAEQASRNRSQPAIGILSQSGAMMAVLNTTLASRGLPLSYAVSTGNEAASHLEDYLQFLLDDAGTRVIAMIAEQFRQPARLLEIARHARRAGKLLVLLHPGRSAAARASAATHTGAMAGDHSLMRTKVERAGVVIAPTLEELGDIAEIGLRCAHLPSRGTAIVGESGAFKALCLDICEGLGLELPALSDDDAPALRAAMPAFVAVSNPLDLTAQGLVDPELYYRTLSALFDDDRFSAIVVGLIQTDPVTCAIKMPPVLRAVLELRPDKPVICAGLDEGAAVPAEYIEQMRELGIPYFPGTERALRAVARLVELGGRDFSEVDHAPVEIGLPLQEGVIPEHRAKAMLAPLGIPFARGALAADIDDALAIAGRVGYPVALKVQSGDISHKSDVGGVMLGIDDAQALRAAWMQLGSNVKRHAPSAVIEGVLVEAMGDRGLEMIVGARNDPQWGPVILVGFGGVAAEVMHDVRLLPHDLPRDGVIREISLLKGAALLRGFRGEPARDVGALADIVMRLGALLQYEPGIREIDLNPVVLYPEGRGALALDALMLVEPASN, from the coding sequence ATGAACCTGATCCAGTCTGGAACCTGGCCTGCGGCGACAGGCCAGGCCGTGGCGCGCCTGCTGCGACCGTCATCGATTGCCATCGTCGGCGCCTCGCCGACGCCGGGTGCGCTCGGGGCATCGGTGCTGGCCAATCTCGAGCGCAACGACTATCGAGGCCAGATCTATCTGGTCAATCCGAAGCGCGACGAGATCAACGGCCGGCCATGCGTGAATTCGATCGCACAGTTGCCGGACGGCGTCGATGTTGCCGTGCTGGCGATTCCGCAGGCCGCGGTGCTGGACGCCGTACGTCAGCTCGCCGCGCGCAAGGTCGGTGCGGTGGTTATCTTTTCGGCGGGCTTCGCCGAGGCGGGTGCCGAGGGAATCGCCCAGCAGCAGGAGATCGCGAGGATTGCCGCAGAAACGGGCATGCTCGTCGAAGGGCCGAACTGCCTTGGTTGCATCAACTATCTCGAGCGCGTGCCGCTGACGTTTATCGAAACGGCCGTGAGTGCGGAGCAAGCGAGCCGCAATCGCAGCCAGCCCGCGATCGGGATTCTCTCCCAGAGCGGCGCCATGATGGCGGTGCTCAATACGACGCTCGCGAGCCGCGGGCTGCCGTTGTCGTATGCGGTTTCGACCGGGAACGAGGCGGCGAGCCATCTCGAAGACTACCTGCAGTTCCTGCTGGACGATGCCGGCACCCGCGTCATCGCGATGATCGCGGAGCAATTCCGGCAGCCGGCCCGGCTGCTGGAGATCGCACGCCATGCCCGCCGGGCTGGCAAGCTGCTGGTGCTGCTGCATCCCGGCAGGAGCGCCGCGGCGCGCGCGTCGGCGGCCACGCATACCGGTGCGATGGCTGGCGACCACTCGCTGATGCGCACCAAGGTCGAACGCGCGGGCGTCGTGATCGCACCGACCCTGGAGGAACTCGGCGATATCGCGGAAATCGGCCTGCGCTGCGCGCACCTGCCGTCACGCGGCACGGCGATTGTCGGCGAATCGGGGGCATTCAAGGCTCTGTGCCTGGACATCTGCGAAGGGCTCGGCCTCGAACTGCCGGCCCTGAGCGACGACGATGCGCCCGCGTTGCGCGCCGCGATGCCGGCGTTCGTCGCGGTCAGTAATCCGCTCGATCTGACCGCGCAGGGGCTGGTGGACCCCGAGCTTTACTACCGCACGCTCTCGGCGCTGTTCGACGACGATCGCTTTTCTGCGATCGTCGTCGGCCTGATCCAGACCGATCCGGTCACTTGCGCGATCAAGATGCCCCCCGTGTTGCGCGCCGTGCTCGAACTGCGCCCCGACAAACCCGTGATCTGCGCCGGTCTGGACGAGGGCGCAGCGGTGCCGGCCGAGTACATCGAACAGATGCGCGAACTGGGCATCCCATACTTCCCCGGCACGGAACGCGCATTACGGGCGGTGGCCCGGCTTGTCGAGCTCGGAGGCCGAGACTTCAGCGAGGTAGATCACGCGCCGGTGGAGATTGGCCTGCCTTTGCAGGAAGGCGTGATCCCGGAGCACCGTGCGAAAGCGATGCTCGCTCCGCTGGGTATCCCGTTCGCACGCGGCGCACTGGCGGCCGACATCGACGATGCGCTCGCGATTGCCGGGCGCGTCGGTTATCCCGTCGCCCTCAAGGTGCAGTCGGGTGATATCAGCCACAAGAGCGATGTCGGTGGCGTGATGCTTGGCATCGATGATGCGCAGGCTCTCCGGGCGGCGTGGATGCAGTTGGGCAGCAACGTGAAGCGCCATGCACCGTCTGCCGTGATCGAAGGCGTACTGGTCGAAGCGATGGGCGATCGCGGCCTCGAGATGATCGTGGGCGCGCGTAACGATCCGCAGTGGGGCCCCGTGATTCTGGTCGGTTTCGGTGGCGTGGCAGCGGAGGTCATGCACGACGTCCGCCTGCTGCCGCATGACCTGCCAAGGGATGGCGTGATACGCGAGATCAGCCTGCTGAAGGGGGCTGCACTGCTGCGCGGCTTTCGCGGTGAGCCTGCACGCGATGTCGGTGCGCTCGCGGATATCGTCATGCGTCTGGGCGCGTTGCTGCAGTACGAGCCGGGCATCCGCGAGATCGACCTGAATCCGGTGGTCCTCTATCCGGAAGGACGCGGCGCGCTTGCGCTCGATGCGCTGATGCTGGTCGAACCCGCGTCGAACTGA
- a CDS encoding MarR family winged helix-turn-helix transcriptional regulator — MSTKSVSNNSADDLADRVDQSELLDLLGYNIRRAYLVIQSTFDAQMEKLELRQADFAVLSTLRHNPGINQKALADALAIAPPNLATLLDRLESRGLLTRQRSLDDRRIQHVSLTPQGTRLHGQALKSAQKADEVAVQMLSGAGREQLKSLLTKIFAG; from the coding sequence ATGTCGACCAAGTCCGTTTCCAATAACTCCGCCGACGATCTCGCGGATCGGGTCGACCAGTCGGAATTGCTCGATCTTCTCGGCTACAACATCCGCCGCGCCTATCTCGTCATCCAGTCGACCTTCGACGCGCAGATGGAAAAGCTCGAACTGCGTCAGGCCGATTTCGCGGTACTGTCTACGTTGCGCCATAACCCAGGCATCAACCAGAAGGCACTTGCCGACGCACTGGCCATTGCACCGCCCAACCTGGCCACGTTGCTGGACCGGCTCGAGTCGCGTGGCCTGCTGACACGACAGCGCAGCCTCGACGACAGACGCATTCAGCATGTCTCGCTGACTCCGCAGGGCACGCGCCTGCATGGCCAGGCACTCAAGTCCGCCCAGAAGGCGGACGAGGTTGCCGTGCAGATGCTTTCCGGTGCCGGGCGCGAACAACTCAAATCCCTCCTGACAAAAATTTTCGCCGGCTGA
- a CDS encoding MFS transporter — translation MQSHLSNEPAHRLKHDSAYEIKTLVLLGLGFGLVGLDRWIVAPLFPHMMRDLNLNFQQLGSLIGILSVAWGIWAIAMGSVSDRIGRKKILVVSMVAFSLLSSLSGLASGFASLMLIRAVMGVAEGAFTPASVAATGEASLPSRRGFNQGLQLSMFSLLGLGFAPILATQLLRIVPSWHWVFMISAAPGLIVAVLISRVLRDKPKSELQGPASAQARPRWTGLFGSRNVWLAMLAILCAMSGIFVVSAMVPTYLVEVLHLDTQQMGFVVSAIGFGGFVGSFGVAGISDSIGRRNAALIAFIGAAVFLYLFARTGANQLALFGLLFGVSVFALGLLGLLSGPIATEAAPAGLVASSIGFVSGAGEIFGGGLAPAVAGFVAQHFGLPSTLTFALGGLIAGAVVSLFLVETSPRRRDSAIPVAAAGVPEDVV, via the coding sequence ATGCAATCTCATTTATCCAACGAGCCAGCGCATCGCCTGAAACATGATTCGGCATACGAAATAAAAACGCTGGTCCTGCTGGGGCTCGGCTTCGGTCTGGTAGGCCTGGACCGCTGGATCGTCGCACCGCTGTTCCCGCACATGATGCGCGATCTCAATCTCAACTTTCAGCAGCTCGGCAGCCTGATCGGCATTCTGAGCGTTGCCTGGGGCATCTGGGCGATCGCAATGGGCTCGGTGTCCGACCGGATCGGTCGCAAGAAGATTCTGGTCGTCTCGATGGTCGCGTTTTCGCTGCTGTCGAGTTTGTCGGGCCTCGCTTCCGGGTTCGCGAGCTTGATGCTGATCCGTGCGGTGATGGGCGTGGCCGAGGGTGCGTTTACGCCCGCCAGTGTTGCTGCCACCGGCGAAGCGTCCCTGCCCTCGCGGCGCGGCTTCAACCAGGGCCTCCAGCTGAGCATGTTCTCGCTGCTCGGCCTGGGCTTTGCGCCCATTCTGGCGACGCAGTTGCTGCGCATCGTGCCGTCGTGGCACTGGGTGTTCATGATTTCGGCTGCTCCGGGCCTGATCGTCGCCGTCCTGATCTCGCGCGTGCTGCGCGACAAGCCCAAGAGCGAGCTGCAGGGTCCTGCATCGGCCCAGGCTCGCCCGCGCTGGACCGGGCTCTTCGGCAGCCGCAACGTGTGGCTGGCGATGCTGGCGATCTTGTGCGCGATGAGCGGCATTTTCGTGGTCAGCGCGATGGTGCCGACTTATCTCGTCGAGGTGCTGCATCTCGATACGCAGCAGATGGGGTTCGTCGTCTCGGCGATCGGCTTCGGTGGCTTCGTGGGCTCGTTCGGCGTGGCCGGCATATCGGATTCCATCGGCCGGCGCAACGCCGCGCTGATCGCGTTCATCGGGGCGGCGGTCTTCCTGTATCTGTTCGCTCGGACGGGCGCCAACCAGCTGGCGTTGTTCGGGCTGCTGTTCGGTGTCTCGGTTTTTGCACTGGGACTGCTGGGATTGCTCAGCGGACCGATTGCAACCGAGGCCGCGCCGGCCGGACTCGTTGCGTCGTCGATCGGCTTTGTCTCGGGTGCAGGTGAAATCTTCGGGGGAGGTCTGGCACCGGCCGTTGCGGGTTTCGTTGCTCAGCATTTCGGCCTGCCGTCCACGCTGACTTTCGCGCTCGGCGGACTCATCGCCGGCGCGGTGGTGTCGCTGTTCCTCGTCGAGACGTCGCCACGCCGGCGCGATAGCGCAATTCCCGTCGCTGCCGCCGGTGTGCCGGAAGACGTCGTCTAA
- a CDS encoding porin, with amino-acid sequence MRLKNLCFAASLLFACHANAQSSVTLTGMIDGGVSYVSNAGGSHAVKFDDGIAVPNLLRFLGKEDLGGGLHAVFDLTNQFQLGSGSLMPGGSLFTRTAFVGLDDDRLGRLTLGNQYDFLIDSLFFGRNDGAMYAQGIYDFRNGPFAKLALPNNPTGAFDWDGMAGSRPIKNSVKYASPSFGGFSAGAMYGFGGVAGSFGSDSAMSFGLNYVHGAFGANAAYTQTKTSVAGVQDSVRNWGLGTHYSFGPVTATALYTAVRNELNGAAVWQAELGGSWLMAPEWALSGTYMYMKGNQVVDNNHAHQLSTMLTYFLSKRTSVYVAGIYQRTNQGANAQINDVMVASSSPSQFIGRVGLQTRF; translated from the coding sequence ATGAGATTGAAAAACCTCTGTTTTGCCGCGAGCCTGCTGTTCGCGTGCCATGCCAACGCCCAGAGCAGCGTCACGCTGACTGGCATGATCGACGGCGGCGTGTCCTATGTCAGCAATGCAGGCGGCAGCCACGCCGTCAAGTTCGACGACGGCATTGCCGTGCCGAACCTGCTGCGCTTTCTAGGCAAGGAGGATCTCGGTGGAGGTCTGCACGCCGTGTTCGATCTGACGAACCAGTTCCAACTGGGCTCGGGGTCGCTCATGCCGGGCGGCAGCCTGTTTACCCGCACCGCCTTCGTCGGCCTGGATGATGATCGCCTTGGCCGTCTGACGCTCGGCAACCAGTACGATTTCCTGATCGATTCACTGTTCTTCGGTCGCAATGATGGCGCGATGTATGCCCAGGGCATCTACGACTTCCGCAATGGGCCGTTTGCGAAACTCGCGCTGCCGAACAATCCGACCGGCGCCTTCGACTGGGATGGCATGGCGGGATCCAGGCCCATCAAGAACTCGGTCAAGTATGCGAGCCCCAGCTTCGGAGGCTTCTCCGCCGGCGCGATGTACGGCTTTGGCGGCGTGGCGGGATCGTTCGGCTCGGATAGCGCGATGAGTTTTGGCCTGAACTATGTCCACGGCGCCTTCGGTGCGAATGCAGCCTATACGCAAACGAAGACCTCGGTCGCCGGCGTTCAGGACAGCGTGCGCAACTGGGGGCTCGGCACCCACTACAGCTTCGGGCCGGTGACCGCCACCGCGCTCTACACGGCGGTGCGCAACGAGCTGAACGGCGCGGCCGTGTGGCAGGCCGAGCTGGGCGGAAGCTGGCTGATGGCGCCGGAGTGGGCATTGAGCGGCACGTACATGTACATGAAGGGCAACCAGGTCGTCGACAACAACCACGCGCACCAGCTCAGCACGATGCTGACATACTTCCTGTCGAAGCGAACCAGCGTGTATGTAGCCGGTATCTATCAACGCACGAATCAAGGCGCGAATGCCCAGATCAACGACGTGATGGTCGCCTCGAGCAGCCCATCGCAGTTCATTGGCCGGGTGGGCTTGCAGACGCGATTCTGA
- a CDS encoding IS5-like element ISBugl2 family transposase (programmed frameshift), protein MEAPIIDDELWILIEPLLPPAKLRAKSDPGRPRVSDRAALNGILFVFKTGIRWNHLPTRLGFGSGATCWRRLSDWQKAGVWDQLHELLLDKLRAAGQIDLSYAAVDSSSVRAVGAGGKTGPNPTDRARPGSKHHVLVDANGVPLVAILTGANTNDVTQLLPLVDAIPPIRGVRGRPLQKPGVVYADRGYDSTRHRRALRERGIKPVIAKRRTEHGSGLGKYRWVVERTHSWLHNFRRLRTRFERRAYIHEAFLKLGCSIICWNIFRRAEQGF, encoded by the exons ATGGAAGCGCCAATCATTGACGACGAACTGTGGATACTGATCGAACCATTGCTGCCACCTGCGAAGCTTCGAGCGAAGAGCGATCCTGGTCGCCCGCGCGTGTCCGACCGTGCGGCTCTCAACGGCATCCTGTTCGTGTTCAAAACGGGAATTCGTTGGAACCACTTGCCGACTCGTCTGGGCTTTGGCTCGGGCGCCACATGCTGGCGGCGATTGAGCGACTGGCAAAAGGCTGGTGTATGGGACCAACTGCACGAGTTGCTACTCGACAAGTTGCGTGCGGCCGGCCAAATCGATCTGTCATACGCTGCGGTCGATTCGTCGTCCGTGCGCGCCGTTGGGGCGGGCG GAAAAACTGGCCCGAACCCCACCGATCGCGCGCGACCCGGTTCCAAGCACCACGTCCTCGTAGACGCCAACGGCGTTCCTCTCGTTGCGATCCTGACTGGCGCGAACACCAACGACGTCACGCAGTTGCTGCCGCTCGTTGATGCGATTCCACCCATTCGCGGCGTTCGTGGCCGACCGCTTCAGAAGCCCGGCGTCGTCTACGCCGATCGTGGCTACGATTCCACCCGACATCGTCGCGCGTTGCGCGAACGCGGTATCAAGCCCGTGATCGCCAAGCGCCGGACCGAGCATGGCAGTGGTCTGGGCAAGTATCGTTGGGTAGTCGAACGTACGCATTCCTGGCTCCACAATTTCCGGCGCCTACGCACTCGCTTCGAGCGACGTGCCTACATTCACGAAGCATTCCTCAAACTTGGCTGCTCGATCATCTGTTGGAACATCTTCAGACGAGCTGAGCAGGGTTTTTGA
- a CDS encoding LuxR C-terminal-related transcriptional regulator produces the protein MTYLDNDLSSLVGQLYDASLDSRQWAGMASTIAAAFNGNSAVLKLHDGANVQLLETTDNLQVPPARLDWATHWHQNDLWVHRAVARSVETIFTDRDLVTPREQRESGFYREWLRELDIYHVVGTLFPVGNGTLGVLGVHRPKAARHFSTRDRHRAAFLLPHLRRAFQLSQRLSSLQHDVALEVLNRVDTGVLVTNQSCQVLYANAMAEYLLGSGQAIRSHAGRVRLNHGALHERLVQLIQASMSTASGRAKALGPMLRVPRAGRLPLTLSVSPLKPSGLIKTATPLALVMLRDPEYPTASVRYLQELFGFTPTESAIAADLAMGLSLEEIARRKGIGMGTVRSRLKRVLAKTGTNRQAEVAVLVARSVALFRPAENTFSPK, from the coding sequence CTATACGACGCCTCTCTCGATAGCCGACAGTGGGCGGGAATGGCCTCGACGATCGCCGCAGCGTTCAATGGCAACAGCGCCGTCTTGAAGCTCCATGACGGCGCGAACGTGCAACTGCTGGAGACGACCGATAACCTGCAGGTACCACCGGCGCGCCTGGACTGGGCAACGCATTGGCACCAGAACGACCTTTGGGTTCATCGCGCGGTGGCCCGCAGCGTCGAGACGATTTTCACGGACCGCGATCTCGTCACGCCGCGCGAGCAGCGTGAAAGCGGCTTCTATCGGGAGTGGCTGCGCGAACTCGACATCTATCATGTGGTCGGCACGCTGTTTCCTGTAGGTAACGGTACGCTTGGTGTGCTGGGTGTCCACCGGCCCAAAGCGGCGCGGCATTTCAGTACCAGGGACCGTCATCGAGCCGCCTTCCTTCTTCCGCATCTCCGACGCGCTTTCCAGTTGAGTCAGCGCCTGTCTTCCCTCCAGCACGATGTCGCGCTGGAGGTGCTGAATCGCGTCGATACCGGCGTACTGGTCACGAATCAATCGTGCCAAGTGCTGTATGCGAACGCGATGGCGGAATATCTGCTCGGTTCGGGGCAGGCGATTCGTAGTCACGCCGGCCGTGTCCGCCTCAATCACGGTGCATTGCATGAGCGGCTGGTGCAGTTGATCCAGGCGTCGATGTCAACAGCGTCGGGCCGGGCCAAGGCGCTGGGCCCGATGTTGAGGGTGCCGCGTGCCGGCCGGCTGCCGCTGACATTGAGCGTCAGTCCGTTAAAGCCGAGCGGCCTGATCAAGACGGCTACACCGCTTGCCCTCGTGATGCTGCGCGATCCGGAATATCCGACCGCGAGCGTGCGCTATCTGCAAGAGTTGTTCGGCTTTACCCCGACCGAATCGGCCATTGCCGCCGACCTCGCCATGGGGCTTTCGCTCGAAGAGATCGCCCGGCGCAAGGGTATCGGTATGGGAACCGTAAGGTCTCGTCTGAAACGAGTCCTTGCCAAGACGGGCACGAACCGACAGGCGGAAGTGGCGGTGCTGGTGGCGCGAAGCGTGGCCTTGTTCCGACCTGCGGAAAACACTTTCTCCCCCAAATGA